A single genomic interval of Heterodontus francisci isolate sHetFra1 chromosome 45, sHetFra1.hap1, whole genome shotgun sequence harbors:
- the LOC137356390 gene encoding histone H1-like, whose protein sequence is MSLQAIKKALRVKGVDVEKRKFPIKQSIKRLVAKDFLVQTKGTGASGKKIVAKKVSSKKTAAKKVSTKKAATPKKAVKKATLPKKSPAKNANKTKRATGGKPPKKVQSSRGGKKPKAAKAQKAAPGKNQVGAGWIKRQQKLLVSHSESVCLKKRHDGKR, encoded by the exons atgtcactgcaggcaataaagaaggctctgcgtgttaaaggtgtcgatgtggagaagagaAAGTTCccaatcaagcaaagtatcaagcggcttgtggcgaaagacttcctggtgcagacgaagggcacgggggcctccg ggaagaaaatagtcgccaagaaagtgagcagcaagaagacagcagccaagaaagtgagcacCAAGAAGGCGGCAACGCCAAAGAAGGCGGTAAAGAAAGCAACGCTTCCAAAAAAATCTCCAGCGAAGAATGCCAATAAAACCAAGAGGGCCACGGGCGGAAAGCCGCCCAAGAAAGTTCAATCATCAAGGGGCGGGAAgaagccgaaagcagcaaaggctcagaaagcagccccCGGAAAGAA tcagGTCGGGGCAGGCTGGATAAAAAGGCAGCAGAAACTACTCGTTTCTCATTCAGAATCGGTTTGTCTGAAGAAGCGTCATGACgggaagaggtaa